The following proteins are co-located in the Salvelinus fontinalis isolate EN_2023a chromosome 29, ASM2944872v1, whole genome shotgun sequence genome:
- the clk4a gene encoding dual specificity protein kinase CLK4 isoform X1 has protein sequence MRQAKRIRSPGVWLSEFSWVESRKRQKRDDSNSSVRENKSRRRQQPLKTHEGHYLETHSLNQQRIESKDRRAREASLEMGYDEDNRAAATRDRDREREKDKEWHHYSKSSGRSGKSGRSSRRGRRRSPSHQRSSYSRSHHRRSRKRSRSVEDDDEGHLIYHRGDMLRARYEIVSTLGEGAFGKVVECIDHSKIGSRVALKIIKNIDRYREAAMAEVEVLEQMNSLDCDRRYGCVRMLDWFDHHGHVCISFELLGLSTYDYLKENNFQPFPVEHIRIMAYQIIRAVRFLHKNKLTHTDLKPENILFVDSEYDIAYNAKMKRDERTLKNPDVKVVDFGNATYEHNHHTSVVSTRHYRAPEVILDLGWDHACDVWSLGCILIEYYLGSTLFQTHDSKEHLAMMERVLGPIPVHLLQKTKKRRYVHRYQLDWDALSSSGRYVRKHCKPLKQYMMVQSLDHDQLFDLIQKMLEYDPAKRLSLDQALRHPFFTCLRKATRK, from the exons ATGCGACAGGCAAAGCGAATTCGTTCCCCTGGCGTTTGGCTCAGTGAATTCAGCTGGGTGGAGAGCCGAAAGCGCCAGAAGCGAGATGATTCGAATAGCAGTGTAAGGGAGAATAAATCTCGAAGACGTCAACAACCCCTCAAAACACATGAAGG GCACTACCTGGAGACCCACAGCCTGAACCAGCAGAGGATAGAGTCTAAGGACAGGAGGGCCAGAGAAGCCAGCCTGGAGATGGGCTACGACGAGGACAACAGGGCCGCTGCCACCAGGGACAGAGAtcgcgagagggagaaggacaagGAGTGGCACCACTACAGCAAGTCATCCGGGCGGAGTGGCAAGAGTGGCCGTAGTAGCCGCCGAGGGCGGAGACGCAGCCCTTCTCATCAACGCTCCTCTTACTCG AGGAGCCATCATCGCAGGAGCAGGAAAAGATCCCGGAGTGTTGAGGATGATGACGAGGGTCACCTGATCTATCACAGGGGAGACATGCTAAGAGCCAGAT ATGAGATTGTGTCAACTCTAGGAGAAGGAGCCTTTGGGAAAGTTGTGGAATGCATCGATCACTCTAA AATTGGTTCTCGCGTGGCACTGAAGATCATTAAAAACATTGACCGGTACCGCGAGGCAGCCATGGCTGAGGTGGAGGTGCTGGAGCAGATGAACTCTCTGGACTGTGACCGGAGATA TGGATGTGTGAGGATGCTGGACTGGTTCGACCACCACGGTCACGTGTGTATATCGTTTGAGCTGCTGGGGCTCAGTACCTATGACTACCTGAAGGAGAACAACTTCCAGCCATTCCCGGTAGAACACATCAGGATCATGGCCTACCAGATCATCCGAGCCGTACGAT TCCTGCATAAGAACAAgctgacacacactgacctgaAGCCCGAGAACATTCTGTTTGTGGACTCAGAGTACGACATCGCGTACAACGCCAAAATG AAGCGCGACGAGAGGACGTTGAAGAACCCGGACGTGAAGGTGGTTGATTTTGGCAACGCCACATAtgaacacaaccaccacacctcCGTAGTGTCCACACGCCACTACCGCGCTCCAGAGGTCATTCTGG atctgGGCTGGGACCATGCCTGTGACGTGTGGAGTCTGGGCTGTATCCTCATAGAGTACTACCTGGGATCAACTCTCTTTCAG ACACACGACAGTAAAGAACACCTGGCTATGATGGAGAGGGTCCTGGGCCCCATACCGGTACATCTCCTGCAGAAAACCAAGAAGCGGCGGTATGTCCATCGGTACCAGCTGGACTGGGATGCACTCAGCTCCTCTGGGAGATACGTGAGGAAACACTGCAAACCACTCAAG CAATACATGATGGTCCAGAGCTTGGACCACGACCAGCTGTTTGACTTGATCCAGAAGATGCTGGAGTACGACCCAGCTAAACGCCTGTCCCTGGACCAGGCTCTCAGACACCCTTTCTTCACCTGCCTACGCAAGGCCACCAGGAAATGA
- the clk4a gene encoding dual specificity protein kinase CLK4 isoform X2 yields the protein MAEVEVLEQMNSLDCDRRYGCVRMLDWFDHHGHVCISFELLGLSTYDYLKENNFQPFPVEHIRIMAYQIIRAVRFLHKNKLTHTDLKPENILFVDSEYDIAYNAKMKRDERTLKNPDVKVVDFGNATYEHNHHTSVVSTRHYRAPEVILDLGWDHACDVWSLGCILIEYYLGSTLFQTHDSKEHLAMMERVLGPIPVHLLQKTKKRRYVHRYQLDWDALSSSGRYVRKHCKPLKQYMMVQSLDHDQLFDLIQKMLEYDPAKRLSLDQALRHPFFTCLRKATRK from the exons ATGGCTGAGGTGGAGGTGCTGGAGCAGATGAACTCTCTGGACTGTGACCGGAGATA TGGATGTGTGAGGATGCTGGACTGGTTCGACCACCACGGTCACGTGTGTATATCGTTTGAGCTGCTGGGGCTCAGTACCTATGACTACCTGAAGGAGAACAACTTCCAGCCATTCCCGGTAGAACACATCAGGATCATGGCCTACCAGATCATCCGAGCCGTACGAT TCCTGCATAAGAACAAgctgacacacactgacctgaAGCCCGAGAACATTCTGTTTGTGGACTCAGAGTACGACATCGCGTACAACGCCAAAATG AAGCGCGACGAGAGGACGTTGAAGAACCCGGACGTGAAGGTGGTTGATTTTGGCAACGCCACATAtgaacacaaccaccacacctcCGTAGTGTCCACACGCCACTACCGCGCTCCAGAGGTCATTCTGG atctgGGCTGGGACCATGCCTGTGACGTGTGGAGTCTGGGCTGTATCCTCATAGAGTACTACCTGGGATCAACTCTCTTTCAG ACACACGACAGTAAAGAACACCTGGCTATGATGGAGAGGGTCCTGGGCCCCATACCGGTACATCTCCTGCAGAAAACCAAGAAGCGGCGGTATGTCCATCGGTACCAGCTGGACTGGGATGCACTCAGCTCCTCTGGGAGATACGTGAGGAAACACTGCAAACCACTCAAG CAATACATGATGGTCCAGAGCTTGGACCACGACCAGCTGTTTGACTTGATCCAGAAGATGCTGGAGTACGACCCAGCTAAACGCCTGTCCCTGGACCAGGCTCTCAGACACCCTTTCTTCACCTGCCTACGCAAGGCCACCAGGAAATGA